From the genome of Methanocella sp., one region includes:
- a CDS encoding A24 family peptidase C-terminal domain-containing protein: MYGWDWLNITRIVICLIILGYSCITDWRTRRAPNRLWYLLGGIGLVLGLYELYINSLELGSLDTGFLFYWGFCFIFIFIMMYLLYYLFQYFGMTGIGGADAKALMAIALMFPYYPQVNIAGVALPIAYTSRSVIFGLAVFGNALVLNLVVPVTIFIYNLATVPFGELMASPMMAFTGYKANIESLKGRHVRLMHKYTEKDGKPEIRRSFGGAEADDDTYKKLLQWKSSGLIDNKVWITPKIPFLIPITLGFIVAILWGDILTQLIVHILL, translated from the coding sequence TCTCGGCTATTCCTGTATAACCGACTGGAGGACCCGCCGTGCCCCGAACCGCCTCTGGTATCTCCTGGGCGGCATAGGCCTCGTTTTAGGCTTATATGAGCTGTATATAAACAGCCTGGAACTCGGTAGTCTTGACACCGGCTTTCTCTTTTACTGGGGCTTCTGCTTCATCTTTATCTTCATCATGATGTACTTGCTCTACTACCTTTTCCAGTACTTCGGCATGACCGGCATCGGGGGCGCCGATGCCAAGGCGCTCATGGCCATTGCCCTGATGTTCCCCTATTACCCGCAGGTAAACATCGCGGGCGTGGCGCTGCCTATCGCCTATACGTCCCGTTCGGTCATTTTCGGGCTGGCCGTCTTCGGCAACGCTCTGGTGCTAAACCTTGTCGTGCCTGTCACGATATTTATCTACAACCTGGCCACCGTGCCCTTCGGTGAGCTTATGGCGAGCCCGATGATGGCCTTTACCGGCTATAAGGCTAACATCGAAAGCCTCAAAGGCAGGCACGTACGCCTCATGCATAAGTATACGGAAAAGGACGGCAAGCCCGAGATCCGGCGGAGCTTCGGAGGAGCTGAGGCCGATGATGATACCTATAAAAAGTTGTTACAATGGAAGAGCTCCGGACTGATCGATAATAAAGTCTGGATCACGCCCAAGATACCGTTCCTCATACCTATCACTCTCGGTTTTATCGTAGCCATCCTCTGGGGTGATATACTCACACAGCTCATAGTGCATATATTATTATAA